One genomic window of Aquisalimonas sp. 2447 includes the following:
- a CDS encoding nitronate monooxygenase family protein yields MKTKITEMFGIQHPIIQGGMHHVGYAELAAAVSNAGGLGIITALTQPSPEALAEEIRRCHEMTDKPFGVNVTFLPSVNTPDYPGYIKAIIDGGVKVVETAGNNPQQVLPPLQEAGIKVIHKCTSVRHALKAESIGCDAASVDGFECGGHPGEDDVPNFILLPRAAEELTIPFVASGGMANGRSLTAALAMGAEGMNMGTRFIATQEAPVHERVKQAIVAASELDTRLVMRPLRNTERVLTNEAVERLLEKEKRLGDDLKFEDIIDEVAGVYPRIMKEGEMDAGAWSCGMVAGLIHDVPTVKELIDRTMAESEALIRDRLAGMLDS; encoded by the coding sequence ATGAAGACAAAAATCACGGAAATGTTCGGCATCCAGCACCCGATTATTCAGGGTGGCATGCACCATGTGGGCTATGCGGAGCTGGCCGCGGCGGTTTCCAATGCCGGCGGGCTGGGCATCATCACGGCACTGACCCAGCCCAGCCCCGAGGCGCTTGCCGAGGAAATCCGCCGCTGTCACGAAATGACCGACAAGCCCTTCGGTGTGAACGTCACGTTCCTGCCTTCGGTGAACACGCCGGACTACCCCGGTTACATCAAGGCCATCATCGACGGCGGCGTGAAGGTCGTGGAGACGGCGGGCAACAATCCGCAGCAGGTCCTGCCGCCGTTGCAGGAGGCAGGGATCAAGGTGATCCACAAGTGCACCTCCGTGCGGCATGCCCTGAAGGCGGAGTCCATCGGCTGCGATGCCGCCAGCGTCGACGGTTTCGAGTGTGGTGGTCATCCGGGTGAAGACGATGTGCCCAATTTCATCCTGCTCCCCCGGGCCGCGGAAGAGCTGACCATTCCGTTCGTTGCCTCCGGCGGCATGGCGAATGGCCGCTCGCTGACGGCCGCCCTGGCCATGGGCGCCGAAGGCATGAACATGGGAACCCGTTTCATCGCCACCCAGGAAGCACCGGTGCACGAACGGGTGAAACAGGCCATCGTCGCGGCCAGCGAGCTGGATACACGCCTGGTCATGCGCCCGCTGCGCAACACCGAACGGGTGCTGACCAACGAGGCCGTGGAACGGCTGCTGGAGAAGGAAAAGCGCCTGGGTGATGACCTCAAGTTCGAGGACATTATCGACGAGGTGGCCGGGGTTTATCCGCGCATCATGAAGGAGGGTGAGATGGACGCCGGTGCCTGGTCCTGCGGCATGGTGGCCGGTCTGATTCACGACGTGCCCACGGTGAAGGAGCTCATCGACCGCACCATGGCCGAATCCGAGGCGCTGATCCGCGACCGCCTCGCGGGCATGCTGGACAGCTGA